A window of Campylobacter pinnipediorum subsp. pinnipediorum contains these coding sequences:
- a CDS encoding malic enzyme-like NAD(P)-binding protein, translated as MGKVTKEEALEYHLGGKISTNIKVVCETAHDLSLAYSPGVAEPCKEISRDRELAFKYTNKSNLVAVITDSTAVLGLGDIGAVAGKPVMEGKAVLFKKFADIDAFDIELDEKNPEKIVEICKALSPTFGGINLEDIKAPKCFYIEQELQKAVDIPVMHDDQHGTAIITTAGLINACEISKKDIKDIKIVVSGAGAAGIACANMYKSMGVKNIVMVDSRGVVSKDRNDLTPEKIPFAVQTNEKTLADAMNGADMFLGLSRPGVLTKDMIASMNEFPIIFALANPIPEISPEEVLEVRQDAIIGTGRSDYPNQVNNVLGFPFIFRGALDVRAKKITENMKKAASRAIADLTKEPVCKEVLEAYEISELKFGKEYIIPKPFDPRAYIWVSMAVAKAAVEDGVARVKNFDSEAYKEQLLKRKK; from the coding sequence ATGGGTAAGGTAACAAAAGAAGAGGCTTTAGAATATCATTTGGGCGGCAAAATAAGCACAAATATAAAAGTGGTTTGTGAAACAGCTCATGATCTTTCTTTGGCATATTCTCCTGGTGTGGCTGAGCCGTGCAAAGAGATATCAAGAGATAGAGAGCTTGCATTTAAATACACAAATAAATCAAACTTAGTTGCTGTTATTACAGACAGCACTGCTGTTTTGGGACTTGGTGATATAGGTGCTGTTGCTGGCAAGCCTGTAATGGAAGGCAAGGCTGTTTTGTTTAAAAAATTTGCGGATATTGATGCCTTTGATATAGAACTTGATGAGAAAAACCCTGAAAAAATAGTAGAAATTTGTAAAGCTTTATCTCCGACATTTGGTGGAATAAATCTTGAAGACATTAAGGCGCCAAAGTGTTTTTATATAGAGCAAGAGCTTCAAAAAGCAGTAGATATACCTGTAATGCATGATGACCAGCACGGAACAGCTATCATAACTACCGCTGGACTTATAAATGCTTGTGAGATATCAAAAAAAGATATAAAAGATATAAAGATAGTTGTAAGTGGTGCTGGTGCTGCCGGTATAGCTTGCGCTAATATGTATAAAAGTATGGGTGTAAAAAATATCGTTATGGTTGATAGTAGGGGTGTTGTTAGCAAGGATAGAAATGACTTGACGCCTGAAAAAATTCCATTTGCTGTACAAACAAATGAAAAAACATTGGCTGATGCTATGAATGGTGCTGATATGTTTTTAGGACTTTCAAGACCAGGGGTATTGACAAAGGATATGATAGCTTCTATGAATGAGTTTCCTATTATTTTTGCACTTGCAAATCCTATTCCTGAAATTTCGCCAGAAGAGGTCCTTGAAGTAAGGCAAGATGCTATTATTGGAACAGGAAGAAGTGATTATCCAAATCAGGTAAATAATGTCTTAGGATTTCCATTTATTTTCCGTGGAGCATTGGATGTTAGGGCTAAAAAGATAACTGAAAATATGAAAAAAGCAGCTTCAAGGGCTATTGCTGATCTGACAAAAGAGCCTGTATGTAAAGAGGTTTTAGAAGCTTATGAAATTTCTGAGCTTAAGTTTGGAAAAGAGTATATAATACCAAAACCATTTGACCCTCGTGCTTATATTTGGGTTAGTATGGCTGTTGCTAAGGCGGCAGTTGAAGATGGCGTTGCAAGAGTTAAAAATTTTGACTCAGAAGCATATAAAGAACAATTGTTGAAAAGGAAAAAATAA
- the obgE gene encoding GTPase ObgE encodes MFVDSVKLTLSSGHGGAGAVSFRREKHVLLGGPDGGDGGDGGDVYFVVDNNSHTLAAYKGKRALKAANGDPGMGKRMTGKKGESLELIVPPGTVVYDAQTNEVLLDLTQQGDRQMLLKGGKGGLGNVHFKSSTNQAPEYAQKGTPEEVREVRLELKLIADVGLVGFPNVGKSTLISTISNAKPQVANYEFTTLTPKLGLVEVDEYSGFVMADIPGIIEGASDGRGLGIQFLKHIERTKILLYMIDLANYRSLKEQFETLKEEVLKFSNELSQRSYAIALTRMDACEDITIISQFISDLGLGDGLLEFKQDIYDYDITKPFFILPISSASGEHINELKFNLLELIKQD; translated from the coding sequence ATGTTTGTAGATAGTGTTAAATTAACTCTTAGTTCTGGGCACGGTGGTGCAGGGGCTGTGAGTTTTAGGCGTGAAAAGCATGTTTTGCTTGGTGGTCCTGATGGTGGCGATGGTGGCGATGGTGGCGATGTTTATTTTGTTGTAGATAATAACTCTCACACTCTTGCTGCTTATAAAGGCAAAAGAGCTTTAAAGGCAGCTAATGGGGATCCTGGTATGGGCAAGAGAATGACAGGTAAAAAAGGCGAGAGTTTGGAGCTGATAGTCCCACCAGGAACCGTTGTATATGACGCTCAGACAAATGAGGTTTTGCTTGACCTTACACAGCAGGGCGATAGGCAAATGCTTTTAAAAGGTGGAAAAGGTGGTCTTGGAAATGTGCATTTTAAAAGCTCAACAAATCAAGCGCCAGAGTATGCTCAAAAAGGCACTCCTGAAGAGGTTCGCGAGGTTAGGCTTGAACTAAAACTAATAGCAGATGTAGGACTTGTTGGTTTTCCAAACGTTGGCAAATCCACACTTATATCAACTATATCAAATGCAAAGCCACAAGTGGCAAATTATGAGTTTACAACACTCACTCCAAAATTAGGACTTGTTGAAGTTGATGAGTATAGCGGTTTTGTTATGGCTGATATACCGGGTATCATAGAAGGTGCAAGTGATGGTAGAGGACTTGGAATACAGTTTTTAAAGCACATAGAAAGAACTAAAATTTTACTTTATATGATAGATTTGGCTAATTATAGAAGTTTAAAAGAGCAGTTTGAAACATTAAAAGAAGAAGTTTTGAAATTTTCAAACGAGCTTTCGCAAAGAAGTTATGCTATTGCACTTACTAGAATGGATGCTTGTGAAGATATCACGATAATATCACAATTTATAAGCGATCTCGGGCTTGGAGATGGCTTGCTTGAGTTTAAACAAGATATTTATGATTATGATATCACAAAGCCTTTTTTTATACTTCCTATATCATCCGCAAGTGGAGAGCATATAAATGAACTTAAGTTTAATTTACTTGAACTTATAAAACAAGATTGA
- the gltX gene encoding glutamate--tRNA ligase, with product MLTTRFAPSPTGYLHIGGLRTALYSYLYARANKGKFVLRIEDTDLKRNSEEATVAIREAFEWCGLDYDGEVTYQSKRFDVYAEYVKKLLDEGKAYKCYMTKEELDELRATQEANKQRPKYDGRYRDFTGTPPEGIDPVIRIKAPLSGEIRFKDGIKGDVKFNVEDILDDFIIARSDGTPTYNFTVVVDDALMGITHVIRGDDHLSNTPKQIVLYDALGFSVPEFFHVAMINGEDGKKLSKRHGATDVMEYKKMGYLPEALLNFLVRLGWSHGDDEIFSMEDMLKFFDPHDINKSSSTYNAQKLDWLNAHYIKTFPYERLAKEMKFFGVDFDSLKKGELLLDILRERSKTLVDMANGALSIINVPTDYDQKAYDKFITPQSLEILSKFKDILTLNLDASGYETITKEFLEQNGLKLKDLAQALRVSLTGNSVSPSIFEVLEVIGSEEIKKRIDAILNKK from the coding sequence ATGTTAACTACAAGATTTGCGCCTTCTCCTACTGGATATTTACATATTGGTGGGCTTAGAACGGCACTATATAGCTATTTATATGCAAGAGCAAATAAAGGTAAATTTGTTCTTCGTATAGAAGATACTGATTTAAAGAGAAACTCAGAAGAAGCGACTGTTGCTATTAGAGAAGCTTTTGAGTGGTGCGGGCTTGATTATGATGGAGAGGTTACTTATCAGTCAAAAAGATTTGATGTGTATGCTGAGTATGTAAAAAAACTTCTTGATGAAGGCAAAGCGTATAAATGCTATATGACAAAAGAAGAACTTGATGAACTTAGAGCTACACAAGAAGCCAATAAGCAAAGACCTAAATATGATGGAAGATATCGTGATTTTACAGGTACACCACCAGAAGGAATAGACCCTGTAATTAGAATAAAAGCACCTTTAAGTGGTGAGATAAGATTTAAAGATGGTATAAAAGGCGATGTTAAATTTAATGTAGAAGATATTCTTGATGATTTTATAATAGCAAGAAGTGACGGCACACCTACTTATAACTTTACTGTTGTTGTAGATGATGCTTTGATGGGGATAACTCATGTCATAAGAGGTGATGATCATTTATCAAATACCCCAAAACAGATAGTTTTGTATGATGCTCTTGGGTTTAGTGTGCCTGAGTTTTTCCATGTTGCTATGATAAACGGCGAAGACGGTAAAAAACTTAGCAAAAGACATGGTGCTACTGATGTGATGGAATATAAAAAAATGGGTTATTTGCCAGAAGCACTTTTGAATTTCCTTGTTCGTCTTGGCTGGAGTCACGGAGATGATGAAATTTTTAGCATGGAAGATATGCTTAAATTTTTTGATCCACATGATATAAATAAATCTTCAAGCACATATAATGCTCAAAAACTAGACTGGTTGAATGCTCACTATATAAAAACTTTTCCTTATGAAAGACTTGCTAAGGAGATGAAATTTTTTGGCGTTGATTTTGATTCTTTGAAAAAAGGCGAACTATTATTAGATATTTTAAGAGAGCGTTCAAAAACACTTGTTGATATGGCAAATGGAGCTTTATCCATAATAAATGTACCAACGGATTATGATCAAAAGGCTTATGATAAATTTATAACACCCCAAAGCTTGGAAATTTTATCTAAATTTAAAGATATATTGACACTTAATTTAGATGCTAGTGGATATGAGACTATCACAAAAGAATTTTTAGAACAAAATGGCTTGAAACTAAAAGATTTGGCTCAGGCTTTGCGTGTTAGCTTAACTGGAAATAGTGTAAGCCCTAGTATATTTGAAGTTTTGGAAGTTATAGGAAGTGAAGAGATAAAAAAACGTATAGATGCGATTTTAAATAAAAAATAA
- the upp gene encoding uracil phosphoribosyltransferase has translation MKNVKLINHPLIEHKLAILRDIKTEPFQFRMLIDEISYLMMFEATRDLALREVDVITPVTKTKAKKLSTKLMICPILRAALGMLDSVFKLIPDASVGFLGFQRNEKTAKAEFFYAKLPSDHKNRTAIIIDPMFATGGTAIDAVKFLRDNGVKDIKFISIIAAPEGLKRFSEIYPDVDVYTASIDEKLNEQNYIVPGLGDAGDRVFNTI, from the coding sequence ATGAAAAATGTAAAACTCATAAATCATCCACTTATAGAGCATAAATTAGCGATTTTAAGGGATATAAAAACCGAACCATTTCAATTTAGAATGCTTATAGATGAGATAAGTTATTTAATGATGTTTGAAGCTACTAGGGATTTAGCGCTTAGAGAAGTGGATGTAATAACCCCAGTTACAAAGACAAAAGCTAAAAAACTATCCACAAAGCTTATGATTTGTCCTATATTAAGAGCTGCTCTTGGTATGCTAGATAGCGTATTTAAGCTGATTCCAGATGCTAGTGTTGGGTTTTTGGGTTTTCAAAGAAATGAAAAAACAGCAAAGGCTGAGTTTTTTTATGCCAAATTACCATCGGATCATAAAAATAGAACAGCTATAATAATAGATCCTATGTTTGCAACTGGCGGCACAGCCATAGATGCTGTTAAGTTTTTAAGAGACAATGGTGTAAAAGATATAAAGTTTATATCTATAATAGCAGCACCGGAAGGTCTTAAACGTTTTAGTGAAATTTATCCAGATGTTGATGTTTATACAGCTAGTATAGATGAAAAATTAAACGAACAAAACTATATAGTTCCGGGTCTTGGTGATGCTGGAGATAGGGTTTTTAATACTATATGA